In Picosynechococcus sp. PCC 7002, the following are encoded in one genomic region:
- a CDS encoding RusA family crossover junction endodeoxyribonuclease, which yields MFSRLEFIVDGPPVSQQTRRRERLRDWKRVVRQEAEKYWSSGQKATTGLIMLQITYFYDSVAIDVDNIVKPIQDAIIGLVYIDDDQVTDVLVRKRDLSGNFKVEHMTLTLAEGFSRGNEFLHIVVNEAPDQEVLT from the coding sequence ATGTTCTCAAGACTTGAGTTTATAGTGGATGGACCACCTGTATCACAACAGACCCGTAGACGTGAGCGTCTTAGAGATTGGAAAAGAGTGGTACGACAAGAGGCAGAGAAATATTGGTCATCTGGACAAAAAGCAACTACTGGTCTAATCATGCTACAAATAACCTATTTCTATGATTCTGTTGCTATCGATGTAGATAATATTGTTAAGCCGATTCAGGATGCCATAATCGGATTAGTTTATATTGACGATGATCAAGTCACTGATGTTCTTGTCAGGAAACGAGATTTATCAGGTAACTTTAAGGTAGAACATATGACCTTAACATTGGCGGAAGGTTTTTCTCGTGGAAATGAATTTTTGCATATTGTCGTAAATGAGGCTCCTGATCAAGAGGTACTTACATGA
- a CDS encoding Txe/YoeB family addiction module toxin — protein sequence MVSWKIILSKQAAKDAKKIASAGLKPKVQKLLGILQENPYQPPYEKLVGDLKDYYSRRINIQHRLVYQVLESERMIKILRMWSHYE from the coding sequence CTGGTGAGCTGGAAAATAATCTTGTCAAAGCAAGCAGCTAAAGATGCCAAAAAGATTGCATCTGCTGGTTTGAAGCCAAAAGTTCAAAAACTTCTGGGAATTCTCCAAGAAAACCCCTATCAACCTCCCTACGAAAAATTAGTGGGCGATTTAAAAGACTATTATTCACGCCGCATCAATATTCAACATCGTCTGGTTTACCAAGTTTTAGAATCCGAGAGAATGATTAAAATTTTGCGGATGTGGAGTCACTACGAATAA
- a CDS encoding MFS transporter yields MAFTGEEKSSQNPTIATPSTDNSPQQKQEFNAWQLWNMSIGFLGIQFGWGLQMANMSSIFEHLGASAHSIPILWLAAPLTGLLVQPIIGNLSDYTWTPLGRRRPYILVGAILASMALVLMPQCGSLWMAAGLLWILDTSANTSMVPFRAFVGDLLPQQQRTKGFAMQSVMVGLGAIAASMLPWLLSHLFAVNSTTGPDQQIPQSVTWSFYIGAGLFLTTVLWTVLTTSESPPPDLDRFDQLKEKRGGIRQSFSETWQVLGQMPPTMYRLAWVQIFTWLGIFCFFIYFPPAVARNIFGAVDIQSTLYNQGIEWAGLCFAVFNAVCIPFSFLLPWLTRRLGRKVIHIICLLCGGFSLIALLKIQQPWLLLPSMVGFGLAWASAQAIPYAILTYALPTQRRGIYQGIFNFFIVLPEIAVSLGFGWIMEHWLQDNRLTAVVLGGSFLVIAAALMLFVPTEAKQLAGLKTSPQQMAEPSVVDSTV; encoded by the coding sequence ATGGCTTTTACTGGGGAAGAAAAATCTTCCCAAAATCCAACCATCGCAACCCCCTCAACGGACAATTCCCCGCAACAAAAACAAGAGTTTAATGCCTGGCAACTGTGGAACATGAGCATTGGCTTCCTGGGAATTCAGTTTGGTTGGGGCCTGCAGATGGCCAATATGAGCTCTATTTTTGAACATCTCGGCGCCAGTGCCCACAGTATTCCGATTCTTTGGTTGGCGGCCCCCCTAACGGGTCTTTTGGTACAACCGATCATTGGCAATTTAAGTGATTACACTTGGACTCCCCTGGGACGCCGTCGCCCTTACATTCTCGTGGGGGCCATCTTAGCGTCCATGGCGTTAGTCCTTATGCCCCAATGTGGCAGCCTTTGGATGGCGGCGGGACTCCTGTGGATCTTAGATACCAGTGCCAATACGAGTATGGTGCCGTTTCGGGCTTTCGTTGGCGATTTACTGCCCCAGCAGCAACGGACAAAAGGGTTTGCCATGCAGAGCGTGATGGTTGGGCTAGGGGCGATCGCCGCTTCGATGTTGCCTTGGCTCCTGAGTCACTTATTTGCTGTCAATTCCACCACTGGCCCAGATCAGCAAATTCCCCAATCTGTCACCTGGTCTTTTTATATTGGTGCCGGGCTTTTTCTCACCACTGTACTGTGGACGGTGCTGACCACCTCAGAATCTCCCCCTCCGGATTTAGACCGCTTCGACCAACTCAAGGAAAAACGGGGTGGTATCCGCCAGAGTTTCAGTGAAACCTGGCAAGTGTTGGGACAAATGCCACCGACGATGTATCGACTTGCTTGGGTGCAAATTTTTACCTGGTTAGGAATTTTTTGTTTTTTTATTTACTTCCCGCCAGCGGTAGCCCGGAATATTTTCGGGGCTGTGGATATTCAGTCAACCCTCTATAACCAAGGCATTGAATGGGCAGGGCTTTGTTTTGCGGTGTTTAATGCCGTCTGTATTCCTTTCTCGTTCCTGTTACCCTGGTTAACCCGTCGCCTTGGTCGCAAGGTGATCCACATCATTTGTCTTTTGTGTGGCGGCTTTAGTCTGATTGCCCTCTTAAAAATTCAGCAACCCTGGCTGCTTTTGCCTTCGATGGTTGGTTTTGGCTTGGCCTGGGCCAGTGCCCAAGCGATCCCCTATGCCATTTTGACCTACGCTTTACCGACCCAAAGACGGGGCATTTACCAGGGCATTTTTAACTTTTTTATTGTGCTACCAGAAATTGCCGTTTCCCTAGGCTTTGGCTGGATCATGGAACATTGGCTCCAGGATAATCGACTGACTGCTGTGGTCTTGGGGGGAAGTTTTCTCGTGATTGCAGCGGCTTTGATGTTATTTGTGCCGACGGAGGCAAAACAATTAGCGGGTCTAAAAACATCACCACAGCAAATGGCAGAGCCTTCGGTGGTCGATTCAACGGTTTAG
- the petD gene encoding cytochrome b6-f complex subunit IV — protein sequence MSIMKKPDLSDPKLRAKLAQNMGHNYYGEPAWPNDILFTFPICIAGTIGLITGLAILDPAMIGEPGNPFATPLEILPEWYLYPVFQILRVLPNKLLGIACQGAIPLGLMMVPFIESVNKFQNPFRRPVAMAVFLFGTAVTLWLGAGACFPIDESLTLGLF from the coding sequence ATGTCTATCATGAAAAAGCCGGATCTTAGCGATCCAAAACTCCGGGCAAAACTGGCTCAAAACATGGGACACAATTACTATGGTGAGCCGGCTTGGCCCAATGACATTCTATTTACCTTCCCCATCTGTATTGCGGGAACCATCGGTTTAATTACCGGCTTGGCGATTCTCGATCCAGCGATGATCGGTGAACCGGGTAATCCTTTCGCAACACCCCTGGAAATTTTGCCGGAGTGGTACCTCTACCCCGTCTTCCAGATCCTCCGGGTACTGCCCAACAAACTGCTGGGTATTGCTTGTCAAGGGGCGATTCCGTTGGGTTTGATGATGGTGCCTTTCATTGAAAGCGTCAACAAATTCCAAAACCCCTTCCGTCGTCCGGTGGCGATGGCTGTTTTCCTCTTTGGGACTGCGGTCACTCTCTGGCTCGGTGCGGGTGCTTGTTTCCCTATTGATGAGTCTTTGACTTTGGGCCTGTTCTAA
- a CDS encoding NADP-dependent isocitrate dehydrogenase: MTRRLSDMSNQTSKITYTFTDEAPALATYSLLPIVEAFTTAANIEVETKDISLAGRIIANFPEYLTADQRRPDALAELGALAKTPDAYIIKLPNISASIPQLTAAIKELQTKGYNMPDYPADPKTEAEKEIKAKYAKVLGSAVNPVLREGNSDRRVAAAVKEYARHNPHKVGEWTKNSKSHVAHMDEGDFYGSEQSVVIEQAGTLKIEHQGTDGTVTVLKEAIPVLAGEVVDAAVMSVKALRAFYEKEIAAAKAEDILLSLHVKATMMKVSDPILFGHAVTVYYKDVFAKYADTFQALGVSPNNGLGDVYAKIANLPPAEKAAIAADLQAVYDKQPRLAMVNSDKGITNLHVPSDVIIDASMAAAIRTSGKMWGADGKAHDTKAMIPDRCYATMYQACIEFCQENGAFDVKTMGSVANVGLMAKKAEEYGSHDKTFEIAAAGQVRVVDGQGNVLMAHPVEKGDIWRMCQTKDVAIQDWVKLAVNRARLTGNPTVFWLDENRAHDAKIIAKVKEYLPQHDPSGLDIHILPPVDAMKFTCTQIKTGQDVISVTGNVLRDYLTDLFPILELGTSAKMLSIVPLLAGGGLFETGAGGSAPKHVQQFLEEGHLRWDSLGEFLAIAVALEDLAQKTGNDNALVLAEALNKANSQYLNNDKSPSRKVGEIDNRGSHFYLALYWAQALAEQDKNLELKAKFAPLAQALTENQDKIVAELNAAQGQSVDIDGYYFANSEKASQAMRPSETLNQAIATLITA, translated from the coding sequence GTGACACGACGCCTAAGCGATATGAGCAACCAGACCTCGAAAATTACCTACACTTTTACCGACGAAGCCCCTGCACTGGCGACCTACTCCCTTCTCCCCATTGTGGAAGCCTTTACGACTGCGGCCAATATTGAGGTGGAAACTAAGGATATTTCCCTCGCTGGGCGGATCATTGCAAATTTCCCGGAATATCTCACCGCCGACCAACGCCGCCCCGATGCCCTCGCTGAATTGGGTGCTCTCGCAAAAACTCCCGACGCCTACATCATCAAGCTGCCCAATATTAGTGCCTCTATTCCCCAATTAACGGCAGCAATCAAAGAATTACAGACTAAGGGTTACAACATGCCGGATTATCCCGCAGACCCCAAGACCGAGGCAGAAAAGGAGATTAAAGCGAAATATGCGAAAGTTCTCGGTAGTGCCGTAAACCCGGTTCTACGGGAAGGCAATAGCGATCGCCGGGTCGCCGCTGCCGTTAAAGAATATGCCCGGCACAATCCCCACAAGGTCGGGGAATGGACAAAGAACTCCAAATCCCACGTCGCCCACATGGATGAGGGAGATTTCTATGGCAGTGAGCAATCGGTCGTTATTGAACAAGCGGGCACCCTGAAAATTGAACATCAAGGCACCGATGGCACCGTCACTGTTCTCAAAGAAGCCATTCCCGTGCTTGCGGGTGAGGTGGTCGATGCTGCGGTGATGAGCGTCAAGGCCCTGCGTGCTTTCTATGAAAAAGAAATTGCCGCCGCTAAAGCCGAGGATATTTTATTGTCCCTGCACGTCAAAGCGACGATGATGAAGGTGTCTGACCCGATTCTTTTCGGTCACGCCGTCACCGTTTACTACAAAGATGTCTTTGCGAAATATGCCGATACTTTCCAAGCCTTAGGTGTTAGCCCCAATAACGGTTTAGGGGATGTTTACGCCAAAATTGCCAACCTTCCCCCAGCAGAAAAAGCGGCGATCGCAGCGGATCTCCAAGCGGTTTATGACAAGCAACCCCGTTTGGCAATGGTTAATTCCGACAAGGGCATTACCAACCTCCATGTGCCCAGTGATGTGATCATTGATGCGTCGATGGCGGCAGCGATTCGCACCTCCGGGAAAATGTGGGGAGCCGACGGGAAGGCCCACGATACGAAGGCGATGATTCCCGACCGTTGTTACGCCACTATGTACCAGGCCTGCATTGAATTCTGTCAAGAAAATGGCGCTTTTGACGTCAAAACCATGGGCAGTGTCGCCAACGTGGGACTAATGGCGAAAAAAGCCGAAGAATACGGTTCCCACGATAAAACCTTTGAAATTGCCGCCGCTGGTCAAGTGCGTGTTGTTGATGGGCAGGGCAATGTTTTAATGGCGCATCCCGTGGAAAAAGGCGATATCTGGCGGATGTGTCAGACTAAGGATGTGGCGATCCAAGATTGGGTGAAATTGGCAGTTAATCGCGCCCGCCTCACAGGAAATCCCACCGTATTTTGGTTAGATGAGAACCGCGCCCACGATGCCAAAATTATCGCCAAGGTTAAAGAGTATTTACCCCAGCATGATCCGAGTGGTTTGGATATTCACATTCTCCCGCCAGTGGATGCGATGAAATTTACCTGCACCCAAATTAAAACTGGTCAGGACGTCATTTCGGTTACGGGAAATGTGCTGCGGGACTATCTAACGGATTTATTCCCCATTCTCGAACTGGGTACGAGCGCCAAAATGCTCTCGATTGTGCCGTTACTCGCTGGCGGTGGTTTGTTTGAAACGGGCGCGGGCGGTTCTGCCCCGAAACACGTCCAACAGTTCCTTGAAGAAGGTCACTTACGCTGGGATTCCTTAGGGGAATTTTTGGCGATCGCCGTTGCCCTCGAAGACCTCGCCCAGAAAACAGGCAACGACAATGCTCTCGTTTTGGCAGAAGCCCTAAACAAAGCCAACAGTCAGTACCTCAACAACGATAAATCTCCCTCCCGCAAGGTGGGCGAAATTGATAACCGGGGCAGCCATTTTTATCTGGCACTCTATTGGGCCCAAGCCTTAGCGGAACAGGACAAAAACCTCGAATTAAAAGCGAAATTTGCCCCCTTAGCCCAAGCCTTAACGGAAAACCAAGACAAGATCGTGGCGGAGTTAAATGCGGCTCAAGGTCAATCGGTTGATATTGATGGGTACTATTTTGCTAATTCTGAAAAAGCGAGTCAGGCCATGCGTCCTAGTGAAACTTTAAATCAGGCGATCGCCACCTTGATTACTGCTTAA
- the rpmB gene encoding 50S ribosomal protein L28 translates to MSRKCQITGKKANNAMAVSHSHRRTKKLQEVNLQWKRVWWPEGNRFVRLRLSTKAIKTLEKKGIDAMAREAGINLNKL, encoded by the coding sequence ATGTCCCGTAAGTGCCAGATTACCGGCAAGAAAGCCAATAATGCGATGGCGGTGTCCCACTCCCACCGTCGGACGAAAAAGCTACAAGAAGTTAATTTGCAGTGGAAAAGAGTCTGGTGGCCCGAAGGCAATCGCTTTGTCCGCCTACGTCTTTCCACCAAAGCCATCAAAACCCTTGAAAAGAAAGGCATCGATGCCATGGCTAGAGAAGCTGGTATCAACCTTAACAAACTCTAA
- a CDS encoding CoB--CoM heterodisulfide reductase iron-sulfur subunit B family protein, producing MLRYAYFPGCVAQGACRELYLSTAALTQALDIELIELKQAACCGSGTYKEESQLLEDSVNARNIALAESLNLPLLTHCSTCQGVIGHVDERLKAAKDNNPDYFSQVNQLLSASHCSPYRGTSEVKHLLWALVGDYGLDKLTQKVIKPLRGLKCAAFYGCYLLRVQNSLPFDDPVQPHSLESVFSAVGATPIIYDGRTQCCGWPLSSYATEQAFRLAGKHLQAAIAAGADCLVTPCPLCHLNLDSRQPEVEKVIGQKLGIPVLHLPQLVALALGISPKELGLGKHIVSTKPLLEKLGF from the coding sequence ATGTTGCGCTATGCTTATTTTCCCGGTTGTGTCGCCCAAGGAGCCTGTCGGGAACTGTACCTCTCCACGGCGGCCCTCACCCAAGCCCTCGACATTGAATTAATCGAACTCAAGCAAGCTGCCTGTTGTGGCTCTGGCACCTACAAAGAAGAATCCCAACTCCTAGAAGATAGCGTCAATGCCCGCAACATCGCGTTGGCTGAATCGCTTAATTTACCCTTACTAACCCACTGCAGCACCTGCCAAGGGGTAATCGGCCATGTCGATGAACGCCTCAAAGCAGCCAAAGACAATAATCCAGATTATTTTTCCCAGGTCAATCAACTCCTGAGTGCATCCCACTGTTCACCCTACAGAGGCACTAGCGAAGTCAAACATCTACTCTGGGCGCTCGTGGGAGATTATGGCCTTGATAAGCTCACCCAAAAAGTAATTAAGCCTCTCCGAGGACTCAAATGTGCCGCCTTTTATGGCTGTTATCTCCTCCGGGTTCAAAATAGTCTTCCCTTTGATGACCCTGTCCAGCCCCATTCTCTGGAGTCTGTTTTCTCGGCGGTTGGGGCAACGCCAATTATCTATGATGGTCGCACCCAATGCTGTGGTTGGCCCCTCTCTAGTTATGCCACAGAACAAGCGTTTCGTCTCGCAGGGAAACATCTACAAGCGGCGATCGCCGCCGGAGCTGATTGCCTAGTGACCCCCTGTCCCCTCTGTCATCTCAATTTAGACTCGCGCCAACCAGAAGTCGAAAAAGTCATTGGCCAGAAATTGGGAATTCCTGTGCTCCATTTGCCCCAATTAGTGGCTCTTGCATTGGGTATTTCTCCTAAGGAACTCGGCCTCGGCAAACATATTGTTTCCACGAAGCCGCTCCTCGAAAAATTGGGTTTTTAA
- a CDS encoding NAD-dependent epimerase/dehydratase family protein, which yields MKIIVLGGDGFCGWPTALHLSKTGHDVVIVDNLSRRNIDNELEVTSLTPISPMSVRLRAWKELTGKTIQFFNFDIAHEYDQLLKLFVDYQPDVVVHFAEQRAAPYSMKSPKHKRYTVDNNLNGTNNVLCAIVESGLDIHVVHLGTMGVYGYGTAGMKIPEGYLDVQVVTEEGKVIEKQILHPANPGSIYHMTKTQDQLFFAYYNKNDQVRVTDLHQGIVWGTNTAETAMDERLINRFDYDGDYGTVLNRFLMQAAVGHPLTVHGTGGQTRAFIHIQDTVRCVELAISNPPAKGERVKILNQMTETHRVRDLAQMVANIAGAEIQYLENPRNEAAENELYVDNQCFLDMGLEPTKLDKGLMLEVTEIAKKYVDRCDRSRILCTSKWNQNATAEPLKVHAKV from the coding sequence ATGAAAATTATTGTTCTGGGTGGAGATGGGTTTTGCGGCTGGCCCACAGCATTGCATCTGTCGAAAACAGGTCATGATGTTGTTATTGTTGATAACCTTTCCAGAAGAAATATTGATAACGAACTGGAAGTAACATCACTGACGCCGATTAGCCCAATGTCGGTCAGGCTCAGAGCATGGAAAGAACTCACTGGCAAAACAATTCAGTTCTTCAACTTCGATATTGCCCACGAATATGACCAGCTTCTCAAGCTATTCGTTGACTATCAACCGGATGTGGTCGTTCACTTCGCCGAACAGCGGGCCGCGCCTTACTCCATGAAGTCTCCCAAGCACAAGCGTTATACCGTCGATAACAATCTAAACGGAACCAATAACGTACTTTGTGCCATTGTAGAATCCGGCCTTGATATCCACGTGGTACACCTCGGCACCATGGGGGTCTATGGTTACGGTACCGCTGGGATGAAGATCCCCGAAGGCTACCTCGATGTTCAAGTGGTCACCGAAGAAGGCAAAGTGATCGAGAAGCAAATTCTGCACCCAGCAAATCCTGGCAGCATCTATCACATGACCAAAACCCAGGATCAACTATTTTTTGCCTACTACAACAAAAATGACCAAGTCCGCGTCACTGACTTGCACCAAGGGATTGTTTGGGGTACGAACACCGCAGAAACAGCAATGGACGAGCGGCTCATCAACCGCTTTGATTATGATGGCGACTATGGCACCGTGCTGAATCGCTTTTTGATGCAGGCAGCCGTAGGCCATCCGCTGACTGTCCATGGTACTGGCGGCCAAACCCGTGCTTTTATTCATATTCAAGATACGGTGCGTTGTGTTGAACTGGCGATCAGTAATCCTCCGGCGAAAGGGGAACGGGTCAAAATTCTCAACCAGATGACGGAAACCCACCGCGTCCGGGATCTGGCGCAGATGGTGGCGAATATCGCTGGGGCGGAAATTCAATATTTAGAAAATCCCCGGAATGAAGCAGCAGAAAACGAACTGTATGTAGATAATCAGTGTTTCCTCGATATGGGCCTAGAACCGACCAAGCTCGATAAGGGATTGATGTTAGAGGTCACAGAAATCGCGAAGAAATATGTGGATCGCTGCGATCGCTCCCGAATCCTCTGTACTTCTAAGTGGAACCAAAATGCGACCGCAGAACCGCTGAAAGTCCATGCAAAGGTCTAG
- a CDS encoding type II toxin-antitoxin system Phd/YefM family antitoxin translates to MITGLSSKKDILGIILKPTKKAMDLLTVQEAQNKLQRLIDEIADSHQPIVISSEHNKAVMISQADWDAIQETLYLVNIPGMKASIQEAAREPLEECIALENLDW, encoded by the coding sequence TTGATTACTGGTTTATCTAGCAAAAAAGATATACTAGGAATAATTTTAAAGCCCACGAAAAAAGCGATGGATTTGCTCACAGTTCAAGAAGCGCAAAATAAACTCCAGCGACTCATTGATGAAATTGCTGATAGCCATCAACCGATTGTGATTTCTAGTGAACACAATAAAGCTGTGATGATTTCACAAGCTGATTGGGACGCGATCCAAGAAACCCTTTATTTAGTCAATATTCCAGGCATGAAGGCATCCATTCAAGAGGCAGCTAGAGAACCTCTAGAAGAATGCATTGCCTTGGAGAATCTGGACTGGTGA
- the ctpA gene encoding carboxyl-terminal processing protease CtpA: protein MLRKRLQAGLCSLLLVLVLVFGPMERAIAFTDEQDLLLQAWRYVSQAYVDETFNHQNWWLIRQKFLKRPLKTRDEAYEAVGEMLALLDDPYTRLLRPEQYRSLKVSTSGELSGVGLQINVNPEVDVLEVILPLPGSPAEAAGIEAKDQILAIDGIDTRNIGLEEAAARMRGKKGSTVSLTVKSPKTDTVRTVKVTRDTIALNPVYDKLDEKNGEKVGYIRLNQFSANAKTEIIKSLNQLQKQGADRYVLDLRNNPGGLLQAGIEIARLWLDQETIVYTVNRQGIFESYSAVGQPLTDAPLVVLVNQATASASEILAGALQDNGRAMLVGEKTFGKGLIQSLFELPDGAGMAVTVAKYETPLHHDINKLGIMPDEVVPQEPIGYAMMGSETDLQYQAALDLLTQDQAIAQISQAS from the coding sequence ATGCTGAGAAAACGTTTACAGGCTGGTCTTTGCAGTCTTTTGCTGGTGTTGGTATTGGTCTTTGGGCCTATGGAGCGGGCGATCGCCTTTACCGACGAACAAGATTTACTGCTCCAGGCCTGGCGTTACGTCAGTCAAGCCTACGTCGATGAAACCTTTAATCACCAAAATTGGTGGCTCATCCGGCAAAAATTCCTGAAGCGGCCCCTCAAAACCCGCGACGAAGCCTATGAAGCTGTGGGTGAAATGTTGGCCCTCCTCGATGATCCCTACACGCGTCTATTGCGCCCAGAGCAGTACCGCAGCCTAAAAGTCAGTACCTCTGGTGAACTGTCGGGGGTCGGTTTACAGATCAATGTCAATCCAGAAGTCGATGTTTTAGAAGTGATTTTGCCCTTGCCTGGCTCCCCAGCAGAAGCGGCGGGCATTGAAGCCAAGGATCAAATCTTAGCCATTGATGGCATTGACACCCGCAATATTGGCCTTGAGGAGGCGGCGGCAAGAATGCGTGGCAAAAAAGGCAGCACCGTTTCTCTCACCGTAAAATCTCCGAAAACAGACACGGTACGCACCGTCAAAGTGACCCGCGACACCATTGCCTTAAATCCTGTCTATGACAAATTGGACGAAAAAAATGGCGAAAAAGTGGGTTACATTCGCCTCAATCAATTCAGTGCCAACGCCAAAACAGAAATTATCAAATCCCTGAATCAGTTGCAAAAACAGGGGGCTGACCGCTATGTCCTCGACCTGCGCAATAATCCCGGTGGTTTACTCCAGGCTGGCATCGAGATCGCGCGCCTCTGGCTTGATCAAGAAACCATTGTGTACACGGTCAACCGCCAAGGGATTTTTGAAAGTTACAGTGCTGTGGGCCAACCCCTCACCGATGCGCCCCTGGTTGTCCTCGTGAATCAAGCGACCGCTAGCGCCAGTGAAATTTTAGCTGGGGCACTCCAAGACAATGGCCGGGCGATGCTCGTGGGGGAAAAAACCTTTGGGAAAGGGCTGATTCAATCGCTGTTTGAATTGCCGGATGGGGCAGGTATGGCCGTTACCGTCGCGAAATATGAAACCCCCCTCCACCATGACATTAACAAGTTAGGGATTATGCCCGATGAGGTGGTGCCCCAAGAGCCGATCGGCTATGCAATGATGGGGAGTGAGACGGATCTGCAATATCAAGCCGCCCTCGATCTATTGACCCAAGACCAGGCGATCGCCCAAATTTCCCAAGCTTCCTAA
- the petB gene encoding cytochrome b6, translating into MFTKEVTDSKLYKWFNERLEIQAISDDISSKYVPPHVNIFYCLGGITLTCFIIQFATGFAMTFYYKPTVAEAFTSVQYIMNEVNFGWLIRSIHRWSASMMVLMMILHIFRVYLTGGFKRPRELTWITGVIMATITVSFGVTGYSLPWDQVGYWAVKIVSGVPAAIPVVGDQMVELLRGGASVGQATLTRFYSLHTFVLPWLIAVFMLAHFLMIRKQGISGPL; encoded by the coding sequence ATGTTTACAAAAGAAGTTACCGACTCCAAATTATATAAGTGGTTTAACGAACGACTAGAAATCCAAGCGATCTCTGACGACATTTCTAGTAAATACGTTCCCCCCCACGTCAATATCTTCTATTGTCTGGGTGGTATTACCCTTACCTGTTTCATTATCCAGTTCGCCACTGGATTCGCAATGACCTTCTACTACAAACCCACCGTAGCAGAGGCATTTACTTCCGTTCAATACATCATGAATGAAGTGAACTTCGGGTGGTTGATCCGTTCGATCCACCGTTGGTCTGCCAGCATGATGGTCTTGATGATGATTCTTCACATTTTCCGGGTGTACCTCACCGGTGGCTTTAAACGTCCCCGTGAGCTGACTTGGATTACTGGGGTCATCATGGCGACGATCACCGTTTCCTTCGGTGTAACTGGTTACTCCTTGCCTTGGGACCAAGTTGGTTACTGGGCAGTCAAGATTGTGTCTGGTGTACCTGCGGCGATTCCTGTCGTGGGCGACCAAATGGTTGAGTTGCTCCGGGGTGGCGCAAGCGTTGGCCAAGCAACCCTAACCCGTTTCTACAGTCTTCATACTTTTGTTTTACCTTGGTTGATTGCGGTCTTCATGTTGGCCCACTTCCTCATGATCCGTAAGCAAGGTATTTCTGGTCCTTTGTAA